A genomic window from Ignavibacteria bacterium includes:
- a CDS encoding VOC family protein — protein sequence MPDYPFHYSFLVKDLASTRRFYGEILGLSEGRSSDSWVDFNFGGNQLSMHASEKVPESIPCGVVDHVIVPIPHFGCIMPWDEFHSLADRLHAENVEFIIEPSIRFAGQPGEQATMFFKDPSGNSLEIKCYKNPEHMFTLNVKQEKYSSNLE from the coding sequence ATGCCTGATTATCCATTCCACTATTCTTTTTTAGTTAAAGATCTTGCTTCTACAAGAAGATTTTACGGTGAAATACTCGGCCTTTCAGAAGGCAGAAGCTCTGACTCATGGGTAGATTTTAATTTCGGAGGTAACCAGCTTTCTATGCATGCATCTGAAAAAGTACCCGAATCGATCCCCTGCGGAGTTGTTGATCATGTAATTGTACCTATACCGCATTTTGGCTGCATAATGCCCTGGGATGAATTTCATTCATTAGCAGACAGGCTTCATGCAGAAAATGTTGAATTTATTATTGAACCTTCTATCCGTTTTGCAGGACAGCCGGGTGAACAGGCTACAATGTTTTTTAAGGACCCGAGCGGAAATTCACTTGAAATAAAATGTTATAAGAACCCGGAACACATGTTCACCCTTAATGTAAAACAGGAAAAATACAGCAGCAACCTGGAATGA
- the msrA gene encoding peptide-methionine (S)-S-oxide reductase MsrA — protein MTAADKRDTTKYESAVLAGGCFWCIETIFQDLKGVEMVESGYSGGATTNPTYKEVCEGNTGHAEVVRITFDPAVISYEQLLNVFFHIHNPTTLNKQGADVGTQYRSAIFYVNDKQKSDAEKVIADITASKLWDDPIVTEVTAFDKFYKAEDYHQDYYNNNPNQGYCSMVIAPKVKKFYKEFPHLLKDNVK, from the coding sequence ATGACAGCAGCAGATAAACGGGATACTACTAAGTATGAATCAGCAGTACTTGCCGGAGGATGTTTCTGGTGTATTGAAACAATTTTCCAGGATCTAAAAGGAGTTGAGATGGTTGAATCAGGTTATTCCGGCGGAGCAACAACCAACCCGACCTACAAAGAAGTATGCGAAGGCAATACAGGTCACGCAGAAGTTGTAAGGATAACCTTTGACCCTGCGGTTATTTCTTACGAACAATTGTTAAACGTTTTCTTTCATATTCACAATCCAACTACCCTTAATAAACAGGGCGCAGATGTTGGAACACAGTACCGCTCAGCCATTTTTTATGTAAATGATAAACAGAAATCTGATGCTGAAAAAGTAATTGCAGATATAACTGCATCAAAACTTTGGGATGACCCGATAGTTACCGAAGTAACAGCCTTTGATAAATTTTACAAGGCTGAAGATTACCACCAGGATTATTACAACAACAATCCCAACCAGGGATACTGTTCTATGGTAATAGCTCCAAAAGTAAAAAAATTCTATAAAGAATTCCCCCACCTTTTAAAAGATAACGTTAAGTAA
- a CDS encoding SRPBCC family protein has translation MNNLRTIFRETLVNQTIEEVFAFFSKAENLNIITPPELNFKIVTPLPIEMKQGAFIDYRIRLSGISFKWKTEITTWEPPYRFVDTQIKGPYKIWIHEHIFESHPNGTIVKDIVSYLPPGRILEPAIHKLAVKKKLEHIFDYRMERIKSIFNK, from the coding sequence ATGAATAATCTCCGTACAATTTTCAGGGAGACGCTTGTTAACCAAACAATTGAAGAAGTATTTGCTTTTTTTTCTAAAGCCGAAAACCTGAATATAATTACTCCGCCAGAGCTTAATTTTAAAATTGTTACCCCGCTGCCAATTGAAATGAAACAGGGCGCCTTTATTGATTACAGGATCAGGCTGAGCGGAATTTCTTTTAAATGGAAAACAGAAATAACCACATGGGAACCTCCTTACAGGTTTGTTGATACACAGATCAAGGGTCCGTACAAAATATGGATACATGAACATATTTTTGAGTCACACCCAAATGGAACAATTGTCAAAGATATAGTATCATATCTTCCCCCGGGAAGAATTTTAGAGCCTGCAATACATAAACTTGCTGTAAAGAAAAAACTGGAGCACATTTTTGATTACCGCATGGAAAGAATAAAAAGTATATTTAACAAATAA
- a CDS encoding heme-binding domain-containing protein, giving the protein MKKILKISAIVLILGLVIIQFINRPDMSTTSEITPAHITKVMNVPANVESILKRSCYDCHSDHTIWPWYSSIAPASWLVGDDVTSGRKKMNFSQWSKIPTAKQEARLNEICEEIKSDEMPLPPYLILHGDAKLSQADKDILCNWVEIELKKLEDANP; this is encoded by the coding sequence ATGAAAAAAATATTAAAAATATCAGCAATAGTTTTAATTCTGGGGTTAGTGATAATCCAGTTCATAAACCGGCCAGATATGTCCACAACAAGTGAAATTACACCGGCTCATATCACAAAAGTTATGAATGTTCCGGCTAATGTTGAAAGCATTCTTAAACGCTCCTGTTATGACTGCCACAGCGATCATACAATCTGGCCGTGGTATTCTTCAATTGCGCCGGCTTCATGGCTTGTTGGGGATGATGTTACATCTGGCAGGAAAAAAATGAACTTCAGCCAATGGTCTAAAATTCCAACCGCTAAACAGGAAGCAAGACTGAATGAAATCTGCGAAGAGATCAAATCTGATGAAATGCCGCTTCCGCCATACCTGATTCTGCACGGGGATGCAAAGCTTTCACAGGCTGATAAAGATATTTTATGCAATTGGGTAGAAATTGAGCTAAAAAAGCTGGAAGATGCCAACCCTTAA
- a CDS encoding FAD-binding oxidoreductase — MTAKISRHAEIIIIGAGVIGASIAYHLSINGIKDILVLDSAPGPGTGSTGKATGGFRLQFGSKINIELSQLSRQKLINFKSEHGIDPGYIEAGYLFLAQSESEMENLKLANTLQKNNGVADAELVTAEEIQKLNPFINLNNIIGGTFCRSDGFIEPLSILNGYLTSSQKSGVKFEYGCRIEKINYSGKMIESVESSAEKFTGELFINAAGAWAGWLAGLADEYLPVKHLKRQVCRIKETNTLPAGTPMTIWVDSAFHFRMKDGHLILLLPDTPENNYNYNTSVESVWLEKVFSTAKEKLPALKNCTIDTGASWAGLYEMSPDEHVILGRSHYLENFYYANGSSGHGVMHSPAIGELLAGIICNKKSEIDIEVLSPNRFKEGKLINQIPFF; from the coding sequence ATGACGGCTAAAATTTCCCGTCATGCTGAAATAATAATAATTGGTGCCGGGGTAATTGGCGCAAGTATTGCTTACCATTTAAGCATAAACGGAATAAAGGATATCCTGGTACTCGATAGCGCACCGGGACCCGGAACCGGAAGTACAGGCAAAGCAACAGGCGGATTCCGCCTCCAGTTCGGATCAAAAATTAACATTGAGCTCTCACAGCTTTCCCGCCAAAAATTAATTAATTTTAAAAGTGAGCATGGCATTGATCCCGGTTACATCGAAGCCGGCTACCTGTTTTTGGCGCAGTCTGAATCAGAAATGGAAAACCTGAAACTCGCTAACACCCTGCAGAAAAATAACGGTGTTGCGGATGCTGAGCTTGTGACTGCTGAAGAAATACAAAAACTGAACCCTTTTATAAATTTAAATAATATCATTGGCGGTACTTTTTGCCGGAGCGATGGTTTCATTGAACCGTTAAGTATTTTAAACGGCTATTTAACTTCCTCTCAAAAAAGCGGTGTAAAGTTTGAATATGGCTGCCGGATTGAAAAAATAAATTATTCCGGCAAAATGATCGAAAGTGTTGAATCATCCGCAGAAAAATTTACCGGAGAGCTCTTCATTAACGCAGCAGGAGCCTGGGCCGGCTGGCTGGCTGGACTTGCTGACGAATATTTACCGGTAAAACATTTAAAAAGGCAGGTTTGCAGGATAAAAGAAACCAATACACTGCCCGCAGGCACTCCAATGACGATCTGGGTAGATTCAGCATTTCATTTCAGAATGAAGGATGGTCACCTTATTCTGCTCCTTCCCGATACCCCTGAGAATAATTATAATTATAATACATCTGTTGAATCCGTATGGCTTGAAAAAGTATTTTCAACAGCAAAGGAAAAGTTACCTGCTTTAAAAAATTGTACAATTGATACTGGTGCCTCTTGGGCCGGACTATATGAAATGTCTCCGGATGAACATGTAATACTTGGCCGTTCACATTACCTCGAAAATTTTTATTATGCCAACGGTTCATCAGGTCATGGAGTAATGCACTCCCCCGCAATTGGTGAGTTATTAGCGGGAATTATCTGCAATAAGAAAAGTGAAATAGATATTGAAGTTTTGAGTCCAAATAGATTTAAAGAAGGAAAATTGATAAACCAAATTCCTTTTTTTTAG
- a CDS encoding multidrug efflux SMR transporter: MSWVFLLIAGIFEICFAISLKYSEGFSKPLPSVLFIVFTILSYLFLDKALGTIPLGTAYAIWTGIGATGIALIGIFYLGEPAGFWRIFFIFTLISSIIGLKFVSNH, translated from the coding sequence ATGAGCTGGGTATTTCTTTTAATAGCAGGGATCTTTGAAATATGCTTCGCAATTTCTCTTAAATATTCCGAAGGCTTTTCCAAACCGCTTCCATCAGTGCTTTTCATAGTGTTTACAATTTTAAGCTATTTGTTTCTGGATAAAGCGCTTGGAACAATTCCGCTTGGTACGGCGTATGCAATATGGACAGGTATCGGGGCAACCGGTATCGCTCTTATTGGTATATTTTATCTTGGTGAACCTGCCGGTTTCTGGAGAATATTTTTTATATTTACACTGATAAGTTCAATTATAGGGTTAAAATTCGTATCTAATCATTAG
- a CDS encoding threonine/serine dehydratase, with the protein MAIELPGKEKIRLTADHLKPFIHRTPVLTSRLINEITETEIFFKCENFQKTGSFKIRGALNAVLQLSPEEKANGVITHSSGNFAQALAYAAKCSGIKATIVMPESVIPAKRDAVLGYGAEIIYSGNNPSDRESKCEEVQKKTGAVFIHPSNDINVITGHSSCAVELIEEAERLDAVITPLGGGGLLSGIALGFYNFSKATAVFGGEPLNASDGYESIKAGKIIPVKNPNTIADGLRTSLGDITFPVIKQFVKEIITVTEDEIINAMKLIWERMKIVIEPSSAVAFAALLKNISGFKNKKIGIIVSGGNVDLTHLPF; encoded by the coding sequence ATGGCGATCGAGCTTCCCGGTAAAGAAAAAATAAGATTAACTGCAGATCATCTGAAACCATTTATTCACAGAACACCGGTATTAACATCCAGGCTAATAAATGAAATAACTGAAACCGAGATTTTTTTCAAGTGTGAAAATTTTCAGAAAACCGGTTCATTTAAAATACGCGGAGCATTGAACGCTGTTTTACAGCTTTCTCCGGAAGAAAAAGCAAACGGTGTAATTACACATTCTTCTGGTAATTTTGCGCAAGCGCTTGCATATGCGGCTAAATGCTCCGGAATTAAAGCAACAATTGTAATGCCTGAAAGTGTCATACCTGCAAAGCGTGATGCAGTGCTTGGCTACGGTGCTGAAATAATTTATTCCGGCAATAATCCCTCTGACCGGGAATCCAAATGCGAAGAAGTTCAGAAAAAAACCGGAGCTGTATTCATTCATCCTTCAAATGATATTAATGTCATTACAGGGCATTCTTCCTGCGCGGTTGAGCTGATCGAGGAAGCAGAGCGGCTCGATGCAGTTATTACGCCGTTAGGCGGAGGTGGATTGTTAAGCGGTATTGCGCTTGGGTTTTATAATTTTTCAAAAGCTACCGCTGTTTTTGGCGGAGAGCCTCTAAATGCCTCGGATGGCTATGAAAGCATTAAAGCGGGAAAGATAATTCCGGTTAAAAACCCTAATACAATCGCTGACGGATTGCGGACATCGCTGGGTGATATTACTTTCCCTGTCATTAAGCAATTTGTAAAAGAGATAATTACAGTTACCGAAGATGAGATAATAAATGCTATGAAGCTGATATGGGAAAGAATGAAAATTGTAATTGAGCCTTCCAGCGCAGTTGCGTTTGCTGCCCTGCTGAAAAACATTAGCGGGTTTAAGAATAAAAAAATCGGTATTATTGTATCAGGCGGCAATGTAGATCTAACACATCTTCCTTTTTAA
- a CDS encoding T9SS type A sorting domain-containing protein, giving the protein MKITKRIILTLLLAASAVYPQTWEWVNPKPQGNNLQSVVMNSNTEGFAVGMLGTVMKTTDMGSNWQVLNVPTKKHMYDITYSWLNDVFACGDSGTVINTWNLGGNWAVTQTPVTTSLRGIFFPSRDTGFAVGFGGKIVRTTNQGAGWHLITVPYTRNFNAIHFINKTTGFIAGDMGFFAKTTTSGLTWDTVSTGTTSSLFRMYFNTLGTGYIVGTQGRILKTTNFGTTFESSISITTSGLYDVSFVGNFGAITGEQGAIWTTTNGGVNWTPVYFGHTPFRGITNNFTNSFIAVGEGGKVYTSTNAGTNWVGKVTSQTGTIYSSAFADANTGFIGAFGNKFLKTTNGGENWTEIQSLISSYIYELKFLNSQFGYGIHSSGYYIKTTNGGANWQGNQIAAGMYGWSIHFTSTSSGYAVGDPGKIYRTTNGGDNWTISTHTSNVYLTGISFVNDNTGFITGHNGLVLRTTNAGNSWDSLATGTTSILTKVVSNQNGVILVSGIFGRIMKSTNLGNNWVSTTGLTPFTINDVKFLNNNTAYAVGSGGELFISHNAGDTWVKEQSKSGNIIRTLSIVSPSKLMLFGEEGNMLKYTPDLTSTGNGNNNMLPATYALQQNFPNPFNPSTNVKFTIPSEGNVRLTVFDITGREVKTLINEKMPTGSYEIAFDGTGISSGVYFYRLDVISTGGVSFSDTKKMILVK; this is encoded by the coding sequence ATGAAAATAACTAAAAGAATAATTTTAACACTACTTCTGGCGGCTTCAGCGGTTTATCCGCAGACATGGGAATGGGTAAATCCCAAACCGCAGGGTAACAATCTCCAGTCAGTGGTAATGAACAGCAACACCGAAGGTTTTGCCGTTGGTATGCTTGGAACAGTTATGAAGACAACTGATATGGGAAGCAACTGGCAGGTATTGAACGTACCCACCAAAAAACACATGTATGATATAACATATTCATGGTTAAATGATGTTTTTGCATGCGGCGATAGCGGTACGGTTATAAACACATGGAATCTTGGCGGTAACTGGGCTGTTACACAGACCCCGGTAACAACATCTTTAAGGGGAATTTTCTTTCCTTCCAGGGATACAGGTTTTGCAGTCGGCTTTGGCGGGAAAATTGTACGCACCACAAACCAGGGTGCGGGCTGGCATTTGATCACGGTGCCATATACCAGGAATTTTAATGCCATACATTTTATCAATAAAACAACCGGATTCATAGCCGGCGATATGGGATTTTTTGCTAAAACAACAACTTCAGGTCTTACCTGGGATACAGTTTCTACCGGAACGACATCATCACTATTCAGGATGTATTTTAATACTCTTGGAACAGGTTACATTGTTGGTACACAGGGCAGAATACTGAAAACCACAAATTTCGGAACAACATTTGAATCAAGTATTTCCATAACTACATCAGGTCTCTACGATGTATCATTTGTGGGAAATTTTGGTGCGATCACAGGCGAGCAGGGCGCTATATGGACAACAACCAACGGCGGTGTAAACTGGACTCCGGTTTATTTCGGGCACACACCATTCAGAGGAATAACTAATAATTTTACTAACAGCTTTATTGCCGTTGGAGAAGGCGGAAAAGTATATACTTCAACAAACGCAGGTACAAACTGGGTGGGGAAAGTTACTTCCCAAACGGGTACAATCTATTCCAGCGCTTTTGCAGACGCAAATACTGGGTTTATCGGCGCATTTGGCAATAAATTTCTTAAGACAACCAACGGCGGAGAAAACTGGACTGAAATTCAGAGTTTAATCAGTTCTTACATTTATGAACTCAAATTCCTAAACAGCCAGTTTGGATACGGAATTCATTCAAGCGGGTATTATATAAAAACAACCAATGGCGGCGCAAACTGGCAGGGAAATCAAATAGCTGCAGGAATGTACGGTTGGTCAATTCATTTCACTTCAACTTCCAGCGGTTATGCTGTCGGGGATCCAGGAAAAATATACAGAACAACCAATGGCGGAGATAACTGGACAATTTCCACACACACCTCAAATGTTTATTTGACAGGTATAAGCTTTGTTAACGATAATACAGGTTTTATAACAGGTCACAATGGTTTGGTCTTAAGAACAACAAATGCAGGAAACAGCTGGGATTCGCTTGCAACCGGAACGACTTCAATTTTAACAAAGGTCGTTTCTAATCAAAACGGTGTAATTCTGGTATCAGGTATTTTCGGCAGAATTATGAAATCAACTAACCTTGGCAATAACTGGGTATCAACCACAGGGTTAACACCATTTACAATCAATGATGTGAAATTCCTGAATAATAATACCGCTTATGCTGTGGGTTCTGGCGGAGAGTTGTTTATATCGCACAATGCAGGCGATACATGGGTAAAAGAACAGTCAAAATCAGGAAATATTATCAGGACTTTAAGTATAGTATCACCTTCAAAGCTAATGCTATTTGGCGAAGAAGGTAACATGCTTAAATATACCCCTGATCTTACATCAACCGGAAATGGCAATAATAATATGCTGCCTGCAACTTATGCACTTCAGCAGAACTTTCCGAACCCGTTCAATCCTTCAACAAATGTTAAGTTCACAATTCCTTCAGAAGGTAATGTAAGGCTTACAGTATTTGATATAACGGGCAGGGAAGTGAAGACCCTGATAAATGAAAAAATGCCAACAGGCAGCTATGAAATAGCATTTGACGGCACCGGGATTTCATCAGGCGTATATTTCTACAGGCTTGATGTAATATCAACAGGCGGTGTAAGCTTCAGTGATACAAAGAAAATGATACTCGTAAAGTAA
- a CDS encoding cytochrome C — protein MKKFKKIIFIFLGLITVLGVSGYVYFNQQFPKQIAAEDIKIEVTPARLERGKYIFNHSAGCVDCHSTRDFSKLSGPITPGTEGKGGEKFDEEMGLPGTFYSKNITPHGVGNWTDGELVRAITEGISKDGTVLFPIMPYLVYGKMDKEDIYSVVAYIRTLPSIQYDPPKSHANFPMSMIMKTIPTEKQFTPKPDKSNIIAYGEYMTRGASCSDCHTPSKDGAPIPGKEFAGGIEFNLPGNTVVRTANLTPDNETGLGLWTKEQFIKRFKQCSDPAYGNTPYKPGEFQTIMPWTIYAGLTEEDLGAIYEYLRTVPAVKNQVEKFSVKTQY, from the coding sequence ATGAAAAAATTTAAAAAAATAATATTCATATTCCTGGGGTTGATCACAGTACTGGGTGTATCGGGATATGTATATTTTAACCAGCAATTCCCGAAACAAATAGCAGCAGAAGATATAAAGATCGAAGTAACACCGGCAAGGCTTGAAAGAGGAAAGTACATATTTAATCATTCAGCCGGCTGCGTAGATTGCCATTCCACCAGGGATTTTTCGAAGCTCTCGGGTCCGATAACCCCCGGAACAGAAGGAAAAGGCGGAGAAAAATTTGATGAAGAAATGGGTCTTCCGGGCACATTTTACTCAAAGAACATTACTCCGCATGGTGTGGGTAACTGGACTGATGGTGAGTTAGTTCGCGCGATAACAGAAGGTATAAGCAAAGATGGCACCGTACTTTTCCCGATAATGCCTTACCTTGTCTACGGAAAAATGGATAAAGAAGATATTTATTCAGTGGTAGCTTATATTAGGACACTGCCTTCAATTCAGTATGATCCGCCGAAGAGCCATGCAAACTTCCCAATGAGCATGATAATGAAAACGATACCCACAGAAAAACAATTCACGCCAAAACCGGATAAAAGCAATATAATAGCTTACGGCGAGTATATGACCAGGGGAGCATCATGCAGTGACTGTCATACACCTTCAAAAGACGGCGCACCTATTCCCGGGAAAGAATTTGCCGGCGGTATTGAATTCAACCTGCCGGGCAATACGGTTGTAAGAACAGCGAACCTTACACCTGATAACGAAACCGGGCTTGGGCTCTGGACAAAGGAACAGTTTATAAAAAGATTTAAACAGTGCAGCGATCCCGCATATGGAAATACACCTTATAAGCCGGGTGAGTTCCAGACTATTATGCCGTGGACAATATACGCTGGCTTAACCGAAGAAGACCTTGGCGCAATTTATGAGTATTTAAGAACCGTCCCGGCTGTAAAGAACCAGGTTGAAAAATTTTCTGTGAAAACTCAATATTAA
- a CDS encoding putative metal-dependent hydrolase: protein MNQTDLQALRYPIGEFSPKESYTPDDVKWYINTIELFPSKIKQAINGLNDEQLDTQYRPEGWTIRQVVHHVADSHINSYTRFKLALTEDNPTIRPYEEADWAELPDAKSGSLELSLPLLEALHRRWVVMLKGMKPGDTERRLYHPGSMQQMTIASLMHLYAWHSDHHLAHIVNLKKTKGW from the coding sequence ATGAATCAAACTGATCTTCAAGCTCTCAGGTATCCAATTGGTGAATTTTCACCTAAAGAAAGTTACACACCGGATGATGTTAAATGGTATATTAATACCATCGAACTTTTTCCCTCAAAAATTAAGCAGGCGATAAACGGCTTAAACGATGAACAGCTTGATACTCAATACCGCCCCGAAGGCTGGACCATAAGGCAGGTGGTGCATCATGTAGCTGATAGCCACATAAACAGCTACACTAGATTCAAACTGGCGCTCACCGAAGATAACCCTACGATCCGTCCATACGAAGAAGCTGATTGGGCAGAGTTGCCGGATGCTAAATCAGGCTCACTTGAGCTTTCACTGCCGCTGCTTGAAGCCCTGCACAGAAGGTGGGTAGTAATGCTAAAGGGCATGAAGCCCGGTGATACAGAACGCAGGCTTTACCACCCCGGCAGCATGCAGCAAATGACGATTGCATCACTTATGCATTTATATGCATGGCACTCGGATCATCATTTGGCACATATTGTTAATTTAAAAAAAACTAAAGGCTGGTAA
- a CDS encoding T9SS type A sorting domain-containing protein: MKNLKYIITILIIAVSGSFAQSWQWVNPLPQGNPLNAVSFINDNTGFAAGFLGTMLKTTNGGLNWNAVSVNTQRDIWKIFFATLTTVYACGDSGLVLKSTDLGSTWSQVNINTPRTMRAIQFFDQNTGIAAGSSGQMFKTTNGGINWTAYNSGTGADIWTIWFTSPDAGYIPNGIGAIQKTNNGGANWTVVNTGRSTFITKLFFANGTGYAACTQGEVLKSTNDGQSWFLVGGATSATVNDIFFTDANNGSLVVELGRVYKTTNGGVNWTQTLGVPLSGRALTFINGKGFMTAAGGRIFRSTNSGNDWSPVVNNVITNISGLSTPTPLVSYMVAEDRIVYKSTDGGNSWSLFPTPVNMSFTNCIEFADANTGIIAGSTPNLKRTTNGGLNWVTIDPGTTSDLYGAQFINSNTGFVTGDMGVVSKTTNAGLNWTPINTGTSHSFESVYFLDESTGFAGGMNQKLFRTVNGGLNWSQVTSVNSSVHDIHFVNASTGFAACSFGIIFRTTNGGANWDLQQHGSFQHNSIAFINSTTGYSSADDGNIYKTTNTGINWIAEPRVTINSINELGVAAGNNIIAAGYYGTILKYGLNVTSTGNNNTGVPSKFSLEQNYPNPFNPETKIKFSIPSEGNVKLSVFDVTGMLITELAYGNMMAGSYEKSFVGSGFSSGVYFYRLDVTGRDGLSFSDTKKMILVK; this comes from the coding sequence ATGAAAAATTTAAAATATATAATAACGATCTTAATAATAGCTGTAAGCGGATCATTTGCTCAAAGCTGGCAATGGGTTAACCCGCTGCCGCAGGGCAACCCGCTTAATGCAGTTAGCTTTATAAATGATAATACTGGCTTTGCCGCAGGCTTTCTTGGAACAATGCTTAAAACAACCAATGGCGGCTTAAACTGGAATGCAGTTAGTGTAAACACACAGCGCGATATATGGAAGATATTTTTTGCTACTTTAACAACTGTTTACGCATGCGGAGACAGCGGCCTTGTACTTAAATCAACTGACCTCGGCTCTACATGGTCACAGGTAAATATCAATACACCAAGAACGATGAGAGCTATACAGTTCTTTGACCAGAACACAGGAATTGCAGCAGGCTCATCAGGACAAATGTTCAAAACAACAAACGGCGGAATTAACTGGACTGCATACAATTCCGGGACCGGCGCTGATATCTGGACGATATGGTTCACAAGCCCGGATGCAGGTTACATACCAAACGGCATTGGCGCAATTCAGAAAACAAATAACGGCGGCGCCAACTGGACAGTTGTAAATACAGGCAGATCTACTTTTATAACAAAATTATTTTTTGCAAACGGTACCGGTTATGCTGCATGCACACAGGGAGAAGTATTAAAAAGCACGAATGACGGTCAGTCATGGTTCCTTGTTGGCGGGGCAACATCTGCTACAGTTAATGATATTTTCTTTACAGATGCCAATAACGGTTCGTTAGTTGTTGAGCTTGGCAGGGTTTATAAAACCACTAATGGCGGTGTTAACTGGACCCAGACATTAGGAGTACCGCTTTCAGGCAGAGCATTGACATTTATTAACGGCAAAGGATTTATGACAGCTGCAGGCGGAAGGATATTCCGTTCAACAAACAGCGGCAATGACTGGAGCCCGGTTGTAAATAATGTAATAACGAATATATCGGGACTTTCAACTCCAACACCGCTGGTTAGCTATATGGTAGCAGAAGACAGGATAGTATATAAATCAACCGATGGCGGTAACAGCTGGAGCCTGTTCCCAACACCGGTAAATATGAGCTTTACCAATTGTATAGAATTTGCAGACGCAAATACCGGAATAATTGCAGGTTCTACCCCCAACCTTAAGCGCACAACAAATGGCGGTTTGAACTGGGTAACAATAGATCCGGGAACAACTTCAGATCTTTACGGCGCGCAGTTTATTAACTCAAATACCGGATTTGTAACCGGGGATATGGGTGTTGTCAGTAAAACAACAAATGCCGGGCTTAACTGGACCCCGATCAATACAGGCACAAGCCATTCCTTTGAAAGCGTTTATTTTCTTGATGAATCAACCGGATTTGCAGGCGGAATGAACCAGAAGCTCTTCAGAACTGTGAATGGCGGCCTGAACTGGTCACAGGTTACAAGCGTAAATTCATCTGTACATGATATTCATTTTGTGAATGCAAGCACAGGATTTGCTGCCTGCAGCTTTGGTATCATTTTCAGGACAACAAACGGCGGCGCTAACTGGGATTTGCAGCAGCATGGATCATTTCAGCATAATTCCATCGCATTTATCAACAGCACAACCGGTTATTCCTCAGCGGATGACGGAAATATCTATAAAACAACCAATACTGGCATCAACTGGATTGCAGAACCGCGGGTTACTATTAATTCAATAAATGAGCTTGGTGTAGCCGCCGGAAATAATATTATTGCGGCTGGTTATTATGGAACAATATTGAAATACGGGCTGAATGTAACATCAACAGGCAACAATAATACCGGTGTTCCTTCAAAATTCTCACTTGAACAGAACTATCCGAACCCATTCAATCCTGAAACAAAAATTAAGTTCTCAATTCCTTCGGAAGGAAATGTAAAGCTTTCGGTATTTGATGTAACCGGAATGCTGATAACTGAACTTGCGTACGGCAATATGATGGCCGGAAGCTATGAAAAGAGTTTTGTTGGGTCAGGATTTTCTTCAGGCGTGTATTTCTACAGGCTTGATGTAACCGGCAGGGATGGGTTGAGCTTTAGCGATACAAAGAAAATGATACTTGTTAAATAA
- a CDS encoding DUF2085 domain-containing protein, producing the protein MPEAVLNTPKQKTKLEFVFCHRKPERSFFYKGKQFPVCARCTGFYLGYFALPIFTFSIWMPSLLWIFLLMVPALVDGLTQAYMNRESNNWLRLATGIPAGAACMALAALLGQWIGHLILSVT; encoded by the coding sequence TTGCCAGAAGCAGTACTTAATACACCCAAACAGAAAACAAAGCTTGAATTTGTTTTCTGCCACAGGAAACCGGAGCGCTCATTTTTTTACAAGGGAAAACAATTCCCTGTTTGCGCACGCTGTACCGGTTTTTACCTCGGCTACTTTGCGCTTCCGATATTTACATTTTCTATCTGGATGCCAAGTCTATTATGGATCTTCCTGCTTATGGTGCCTGCACTGGTTGACGGCCTTACGCAGGCTTATATGAACCGTGAAAGCAATAACTGGCTTCGGCTTGCAACTGGAATTCCCGCAGGCGCTGCCTGCATGGCGCTTGCCGCGCTTTTGGGGCAATGGATCGGACATTTGATCTTATCTGTAACTTAG